Proteins from a single region of Canis aureus isolate CA01 chromosome 26, VMU_Caureus_v.1.0, whole genome shotgun sequence:
- the LOC144297804 gene encoding checkpoint protein HUS1 isoform X5, with product MKFRAKIVDAACLNHFTRVSAMIAKLAKTCTLRISPEKLNFVLSDRVASAGVSMWCELEQENFFSEFQMEGISAENNAIYLDLTAENLSRALKTAQNARALKIKLTNKHFPCLTVSIELLSVSSSSRVVTHDIPVKVIPRKLWKDLQEPTIPDSDVSIYLPALKTMKSIVEKMKNISNHLIMEANLSGELNLKIETELVCVTTHFKDLGNPPPASEDASQERPPEQMAEVHIDIRKLLQFLAGQQVNPTRAVCNLVSNKIIHFDLLHEDVSLQYFIPALS from the exons ATGAAGTTTCGGGCCAAGATCGTGGACGCGGCCTGTCTGAACCACTTCACCC GGGTCAGTGCCATGATCGCCAAGCTGGCCAAGACCTGCACGCTGCGCATCAGCCCGGAGAAGCTGAACTTTGTGCTGTCGGACAGAGTGGCCAGCGCAGGGGTGAGCATGTGGTGTGAGCTGGAGCAG GAGAACTTCTTCAGCGAGTTCCAGATGGAGGGCATCTCTGCGGAGAACAACGCCATCTATTTAGACCTAACCGCGGAAAATTTATCTCGAGCTTTGAAAACGGCCCAGAACGCCAGAGCGTTGAAGATCAAGCTGACTAATAAGCACTTTCCCTGCCTCACGGTCTCGATAGAGCTG TTATCTGTGTCGAGCAGCAGTCGCGTGGTGACCCATGACATCCCCGTCAAGGTTATTCCTAGAAAGCTGTGGAAGGATTTGCAAGAACCTACCATCCCAGACTCCGAT GTTAGTATTTACTTACCAGCCTTGAAGACGATGAAGAGCATCgtggaaaaaatgaagaacatcAGCAATCACCTT ATCATGGAAGCAAACCTCAGCGGAGAGTTGAACTTGAAAATAGAAACAGAACTAGTGTGTGTCACAACTCACTTCAAAGACCTTGGGAACCCTCCGCCCG CCTCTGAAGACGCGTCTCAGGAGAGACCCCCCGAGCAGATGGCTGAAGTGCACATAGACATCCGGAAGCTCCTGCAGTTCCTCGCTGGACAGCAAGTGAACCCTACGAGGGCTGTGtgca ACCTCGTCAGTAACAAGATTATCCACTTTGATTTGCTCCACGAGGACGTTTCCCTGCAGTACTTCATCCCAGCCCTATCATAG
- the LOC144297804 gene encoding checkpoint protein HUS1 isoform X3, which produces MKFRAKIVDAACLNHFTRVSAMIAKLAKTCTLRISPEKLNFVLSDRVASAGVSMWCELEQENFFSEFQMEGISAENNAIYLDLTAENLSRALKTAQNARALKIKLTNKHFPCLTVSIELLSVSSSSRVVTHDIPVKVIPRKLWKDLQEPTIPDSDVSIYLPALKTMKSIVEKMKNISNHLIMEANLSGELNLKIETELVCVTTHFKDLGNPPPASEDASQERPPEQMAEVHIDIRKLLQFLAGQQVNPTRAVCRHLKGSHTFHRGAGRLSARPPGSGAQDGPGAHLTGTENCRWLCLPRRSSPIEGDTQ; this is translated from the exons ATGAAGTTTCGGGCCAAGATCGTGGACGCGGCCTGTCTGAACCACTTCACCC GGGTCAGTGCCATGATCGCCAAGCTGGCCAAGACCTGCACGCTGCGCATCAGCCCGGAGAAGCTGAACTTTGTGCTGTCGGACAGAGTGGCCAGCGCAGGGGTGAGCATGTGGTGTGAGCTGGAGCAG GAGAACTTCTTCAGCGAGTTCCAGATGGAGGGCATCTCTGCGGAGAACAACGCCATCTATTTAGACCTAACCGCGGAAAATTTATCTCGAGCTTTGAAAACGGCCCAGAACGCCAGAGCGTTGAAGATCAAGCTGACTAATAAGCACTTTCCCTGCCTCACGGTCTCGATAGAGCTG TTATCTGTGTCGAGCAGCAGTCGCGTGGTGACCCATGACATCCCCGTCAAGGTTATTCCTAGAAAGCTGTGGAAGGATTTGCAAGAACCTACCATCCCAGACTCCGAT GTTAGTATTTACTTACCAGCCTTGAAGACGATGAAGAGCATCgtggaaaaaatgaagaacatcAGCAATCACCTT ATCATGGAAGCAAACCTCAGCGGAGAGTTGAACTTGAAAATAGAAACAGAACTAGTGTGTGTCACAACTCACTTCAAAGACCTTGGGAACCCTCCGCCCG CCTCTGAAGACGCGTCTCAGGAGAGACCCCCCGAGCAGATGGCTGAAGTGCACATAGACATCCGGAAGCTCCTGCAGTTCCTCGCTGGACAGCAAGTGAACCCTACGAGGGCTGTGtgca GGCATCTGAAAGGGAGCCACACCTTCCACAGAGGAGCCGGCAGGCTGAGCGCCCGGCCACCTGGGAGCGGCGCTCAGGACGGCCCAGGAGCGCACCTGACGGGAACAGAAAATTGTAGGTGGCTGTGCCTGCCAAGGAGGAGCAGCCCCATAGAAGGAGACACGCAGTGA
- the LOC144297804 gene encoding checkpoint protein HUS1 isoform X1, protein MKFRAKIVDAACLNHFTRVSAMIAKLAKTCTLRISPEKLNFVLSDRVASAGVSMWCELEQENFFSEFQMEGISAENNAIYLDLTAENLSRALKTAQNARALKIKLTNKHFPCLTVSIELLSVSSSSRVVTHDIPVKVIPRKLWKDLQEPTIPDSDVSIYLPALKTMKSIVEKMKNISNHLIMEANLSGELNLKIETELVCVTTHFKDLGNPPPASEDASQERPPEQMAEVHIDIRKLLQFLAGQQVNPTRAVCRHLKGSHTFHRGAGRLSARPPGSGAQDGPGAHLTGTENYLVSNKIIHFDLLHEDVSLQYFIPALS, encoded by the exons ATGAAGTTTCGGGCCAAGATCGTGGACGCGGCCTGTCTGAACCACTTCACCC GGGTCAGTGCCATGATCGCCAAGCTGGCCAAGACCTGCACGCTGCGCATCAGCCCGGAGAAGCTGAACTTTGTGCTGTCGGACAGAGTGGCCAGCGCAGGGGTGAGCATGTGGTGTGAGCTGGAGCAG GAGAACTTCTTCAGCGAGTTCCAGATGGAGGGCATCTCTGCGGAGAACAACGCCATCTATTTAGACCTAACCGCGGAAAATTTATCTCGAGCTTTGAAAACGGCCCAGAACGCCAGAGCGTTGAAGATCAAGCTGACTAATAAGCACTTTCCCTGCCTCACGGTCTCGATAGAGCTG TTATCTGTGTCGAGCAGCAGTCGCGTGGTGACCCATGACATCCCCGTCAAGGTTATTCCTAGAAAGCTGTGGAAGGATTTGCAAGAACCTACCATCCCAGACTCCGAT GTTAGTATTTACTTACCAGCCTTGAAGACGATGAAGAGCATCgtggaaaaaatgaagaacatcAGCAATCACCTT ATCATGGAAGCAAACCTCAGCGGAGAGTTGAACTTGAAAATAGAAACAGAACTAGTGTGTGTCACAACTCACTTCAAAGACCTTGGGAACCCTCCGCCCG CCTCTGAAGACGCGTCTCAGGAGAGACCCCCCGAGCAGATGGCTGAAGTGCACATAGACATCCGGAAGCTCCTGCAGTTCCTCGCTGGACAGCAAGTGAACCCTACGAGGGCTGTGtgca GGCATCTGAAAGGGAGCCACACCTTCCACAGAGGAGCCGGCAGGCTGAGCGCCCGGCCACCTGGGAGCGGCGCTCAGGACGGCCCAGGAGCGCACCTGACGGGAACAGAAAATT ACCTCGTCAGTAACAAGATTATCCACTTTGATTTGCTCCACGAGGACGTTTCCCTGCAGTACTTCATCCCAGCCCTATCATAG
- the LOC144297804 gene encoding checkpoint protein HUS1 isoform X6: protein MKFRAKIVDAACLNHFTRVSAMIAKLAKTCTLRISPEKLNFVLSDRVASAGVSMWCELEQENFFSEFQMEGISAENNAIYLDLTAENLSRALKTAQNARALKIKLTNKHFPCLTVSIELLSVSSSSRVVTHDIPVKVIPRKLWKDLQEPTIPDSDVSIYLPALKTMKSIVEKMKNISNHLIMEANLSGELNLKIETELVCVTTHFKDLGNPPPASEDASQERPPEQMAEVHIDIRKLLQFLAGQQVNPTRAVCSGQLSGLSPQKGDWDPQRSVMSQGL from the exons ATGAAGTTTCGGGCCAAGATCGTGGACGCGGCCTGTCTGAACCACTTCACCC GGGTCAGTGCCATGATCGCCAAGCTGGCCAAGACCTGCACGCTGCGCATCAGCCCGGAGAAGCTGAACTTTGTGCTGTCGGACAGAGTGGCCAGCGCAGGGGTGAGCATGTGGTGTGAGCTGGAGCAG GAGAACTTCTTCAGCGAGTTCCAGATGGAGGGCATCTCTGCGGAGAACAACGCCATCTATTTAGACCTAACCGCGGAAAATTTATCTCGAGCTTTGAAAACGGCCCAGAACGCCAGAGCGTTGAAGATCAAGCTGACTAATAAGCACTTTCCCTGCCTCACGGTCTCGATAGAGCTG TTATCTGTGTCGAGCAGCAGTCGCGTGGTGACCCATGACATCCCCGTCAAGGTTATTCCTAGAAAGCTGTGGAAGGATTTGCAAGAACCTACCATCCCAGACTCCGAT GTTAGTATTTACTTACCAGCCTTGAAGACGATGAAGAGCATCgtggaaaaaatgaagaacatcAGCAATCACCTT ATCATGGAAGCAAACCTCAGCGGAGAGTTGAACTTGAAAATAGAAACAGAACTAGTGTGTGTCACAACTCACTTCAAAGACCTTGGGAACCCTCCGCCCG CCTCTGAAGACGCGTCTCAGGAGAGACCCCCCGAGCAGATGGCTGAAGTGCACATAGACATCCGGAAGCTCCTGCAGTTCCTCGCTGGACAGCAAGTGAACCCTACGAGGGCTGTGtgca GCGGCCAGCTGAGTGGCTTGAGCCCTCAGAAAGGTGACTGGGATCCCCAGAGGTCAGTGATGAGCCAGGGATTGTGA
- the LOC144297804 gene encoding checkpoint protein HUS1 isoform X7, with protein MKFRAKIVDAACLNHFTRVSAMIAKLAKTCTLRISPEKLNFVLSDRVASAGVSMWCELEQENFFSEFQMEGISAENNAIYLDLTAENLSRALKTAQNARALKIKLTNKHFPCLTVSIELLSVSSSSRVVTHDIPVKVIPRKLWKDLQEPTIPDSDVSIYLPALKTMKSIVEKMKNISNHLVSGDFFRKGHFTYLTSIWLGPRALGEGRACWRFCAGFQEDGLRNATACVWVHMES; from the exons ATGAAGTTTCGGGCCAAGATCGTGGACGCGGCCTGTCTGAACCACTTCACCC GGGTCAGTGCCATGATCGCCAAGCTGGCCAAGACCTGCACGCTGCGCATCAGCCCGGAGAAGCTGAACTTTGTGCTGTCGGACAGAGTGGCCAGCGCAGGGGTGAGCATGTGGTGTGAGCTGGAGCAG GAGAACTTCTTCAGCGAGTTCCAGATGGAGGGCATCTCTGCGGAGAACAACGCCATCTATTTAGACCTAACCGCGGAAAATTTATCTCGAGCTTTGAAAACGGCCCAGAACGCCAGAGCGTTGAAGATCAAGCTGACTAATAAGCACTTTCCCTGCCTCACGGTCTCGATAGAGCTG TTATCTGTGTCGAGCAGCAGTCGCGTGGTGACCCATGACATCCCCGTCAAGGTTATTCCTAGAAAGCTGTGGAAGGATTTGCAAGAACCTACCATCCCAGACTCCGAT GTTAGTATTTACTTACCAGCCTTGAAGACGATGAAGAGCATCgtggaaaaaatgaagaacatcAGCAATCACCTTGTAAGTGGTGACTTCTTCAGAAAAGGGCATTTCACGTATCTTACAAGCATTTGGCTTGGGCCGCGTGCCCTGGGAGAAGGCCGCGCCTGCTGGAG GTTCTGTGCTGGATTCCAGGAGGATGGGCTCAGAAATGCGACAGCATGTGTCTGGGTTCACATGGAGAGTTGA
- the LOC144297804 gene encoding checkpoint protein HUS1 isoform X4 gives MKFRAKIVDAACLNHFTRVSAMIAKLAKTCTLRISPEKLNFVLSDRVASAGENFFSEFQMEGISAENNAIYLDLTAENLSRALKTAQNARALKIKLTNKHFPCLTVSIELLSVSSSSRVVTHDIPVKVIPRKLWKDLQEPTIPDSDVSIYLPALKTMKSIVEKMKNISNHLIMEANLSGELNLKIETELVCVTTHFKDLGNPPPASEDASQERPPEQMAEVHIDIRKLLQFLAGQQVNPTRAVCRHLKGSHTFHRGAGRLSARPPGSGAQDGPGAHLTGTENYLVSNKIIHFDLLHEDVSLQYFIPALS, from the exons ATGAAGTTTCGGGCCAAGATCGTGGACGCGGCCTGTCTGAACCACTTCACCC GGGTCAGTGCCATGATCGCCAAGCTGGCCAAGACCTGCACGCTGCGCATCAGCCCGGAGAAGCTGAACTTTGTGCTGTCGGACAGAGTGGCCAGCGCAGGG GAGAACTTCTTCAGCGAGTTCCAGATGGAGGGCATCTCTGCGGAGAACAACGCCATCTATTTAGACCTAACCGCGGAAAATTTATCTCGAGCTTTGAAAACGGCCCAGAACGCCAGAGCGTTGAAGATCAAGCTGACTAATAAGCACTTTCCCTGCCTCACGGTCTCGATAGAGCTG TTATCTGTGTCGAGCAGCAGTCGCGTGGTGACCCATGACATCCCCGTCAAGGTTATTCCTAGAAAGCTGTGGAAGGATTTGCAAGAACCTACCATCCCAGACTCCGAT GTTAGTATTTACTTACCAGCCTTGAAGACGATGAAGAGCATCgtggaaaaaatgaagaacatcAGCAATCACCTT ATCATGGAAGCAAACCTCAGCGGAGAGTTGAACTTGAAAATAGAAACAGAACTAGTGTGTGTCACAACTCACTTCAAAGACCTTGGGAACCCTCCGCCCG CCTCTGAAGACGCGTCTCAGGAGAGACCCCCCGAGCAGATGGCTGAAGTGCACATAGACATCCGGAAGCTCCTGCAGTTCCTCGCTGGACAGCAAGTGAACCCTACGAGGGCTGTGtgca GGCATCTGAAAGGGAGCCACACCTTCCACAGAGGAGCCGGCAGGCTGAGCGCCCGGCCACCTGGGAGCGGCGCTCAGGACGGCCCAGGAGCGCACCTGACGGGAACAGAAAATT ACCTCGTCAGTAACAAGATTATCCACTTTGATTTGCTCCACGAGGACGTTTCCCTGCAGTACTTCATCCCAGCCCTATCATAG
- the LOC144297804 gene encoding checkpoint protein HUS1 isoform X2, with translation MKFRAKIVDAACLNHFTRVSAMIAKLAKTCTLRISPEKLNFVLSDRVASAGVSMWCELEQENFFSEFQMEGISAENNAIYLDLTAENLSRALKTAQNARALKIKLTNKHFPCLTVSIELLSVSSSSRVVTHDIPVKVIPRKLWKDLQEPTIPDSDVSIYLPALKTMKSIVEKMKNISNHLIMEANLSGELNLKIETELVCVTTHFKDLGNPPPASEDASQERPPEQMAEVHIDIRKLLQFLAGQQVNPTRAVCRHLKGSHTFHRGAGRLSARPPGSGAQDGPGAHLTGTENCGQLSGLSPQKGDWDPQRSVMSQGL, from the exons ATGAAGTTTCGGGCCAAGATCGTGGACGCGGCCTGTCTGAACCACTTCACCC GGGTCAGTGCCATGATCGCCAAGCTGGCCAAGACCTGCACGCTGCGCATCAGCCCGGAGAAGCTGAACTTTGTGCTGTCGGACAGAGTGGCCAGCGCAGGGGTGAGCATGTGGTGTGAGCTGGAGCAG GAGAACTTCTTCAGCGAGTTCCAGATGGAGGGCATCTCTGCGGAGAACAACGCCATCTATTTAGACCTAACCGCGGAAAATTTATCTCGAGCTTTGAAAACGGCCCAGAACGCCAGAGCGTTGAAGATCAAGCTGACTAATAAGCACTTTCCCTGCCTCACGGTCTCGATAGAGCTG TTATCTGTGTCGAGCAGCAGTCGCGTGGTGACCCATGACATCCCCGTCAAGGTTATTCCTAGAAAGCTGTGGAAGGATTTGCAAGAACCTACCATCCCAGACTCCGAT GTTAGTATTTACTTACCAGCCTTGAAGACGATGAAGAGCATCgtggaaaaaatgaagaacatcAGCAATCACCTT ATCATGGAAGCAAACCTCAGCGGAGAGTTGAACTTGAAAATAGAAACAGAACTAGTGTGTGTCACAACTCACTTCAAAGACCTTGGGAACCCTCCGCCCG CCTCTGAAGACGCGTCTCAGGAGAGACCCCCCGAGCAGATGGCTGAAGTGCACATAGACATCCGGAAGCTCCTGCAGTTCCTCGCTGGACAGCAAGTGAACCCTACGAGGGCTGTGtgca GGCATCTGAAAGGGAGCCACACCTTCCACAGAGGAGCCGGCAGGCTGAGCGCCCGGCCACCTGGGAGCGGCGCTCAGGACGGCCCAGGAGCGCACCTGACGGGAACAGAAAATT GCGGCCAGCTGAGTGGCTTGAGCCCTCAGAAAGGTGACTGGGATCCCCAGAGGTCAGTGATGAGCCAGGGATTGTGA